A single genomic interval of Mangifera indica cultivar Alphonso chromosome 5, CATAS_Mindica_2.1, whole genome shotgun sequence harbors:
- the LOC123215709 gene encoding probable small nuclear ribonucleoprotein Sm D2, with protein MSRPMEEDTIKNEEEEFNTGPLSVLMMSVKNNTQVLINCRNNKKLLGRVRAFDRHCNMVLENVREMWTEVPKTGKGKKKVLPVNKDRFISKMFLRGDSVIIVLRNPK; from the exons ATGAG TCGGCCAATGGAAGAAGAT ACTATTAAGAATGAGGAAGAGGAGTTCAACACTGGACCACTATCTGTGTTAATGATGAGTGTTAAAAACAACACCCag GTGCTTATTAATTGTAGAAATAACAAAAAGCTCCTTGGTCGAGTGAGAGCATTTGATCGCCACTGCAACATGGTTCTTGAAAATGTTAGAGAAATGTGGACTGAG GTTCCAAAAACTGGAAAAGGCAAGAAGAAAGTGCTTCCAGTTAACAAGGACAGATTCATCAGTAAGATGTTCCTCCGAGGAGATTCTGTGATTATTGTTCTTAGGAATCCAAAGTAA